One Thermodesulfobacteriota bacterium genomic region harbors:
- a CDS encoding SDR family oxidoreductase, which translates to MKLRDKVALITGGGTGVGKATAFLFAKEGAKVVITGRREEVLTEAVSEASESNLDLDYLVSDVAIEEQCKESVDFMIKKFGQLDILFNNAGVLYKEITHETTTEQWCNTFDVNVRGMYFMCKYALPHMLERGYGVIVNNSSILGLKASPGFAAYNSSKGAVNQLTRSMALEYADKGIRVNAICLGTVYTPLVEDMFEQWGDKEAARQRYISVHPIGRLAQPEEIAPAVLFLCDDNVSFMTGTMLSVDGGLSAK; encoded by the coding sequence ATGAAGCTAAGAGATAAAGTCGCACTTATCACCGGCGGAGGAACTGGAGTTGGGAAAGCCACAGCATTTTTATTCGCAAAAGAGGGAGCCAAGGTTGTCATAACGGGAAGAAGGGAAGAGGTTTTAACTGAGGCTGTGAGTGAGGCTTCTGAGAGCAATCTGGATTTAGACTATCTTGTCAGCGACGTAGCTATAGAAGAGCAGTGCAAAGAAAGTGTAGATTTCATGATAAAGAAGTTTGGCCAATTGGACATACTTTTTAATAATGCCGGAGTTCTATACAAAGAAATTACTCATGAGACCACTACCGAGCAGTGGTGCAATACATTTGATGTAAATGTAAGGGGCATGTACTTCATGTGTAAATACGCTTTGCCGCACATGCTTGAGCGGGGATATGGAGTAATAGTTAACAATTCCTCAATACTTGGTCTTAAAGCCTCACCGGGCTTTGCAGCGTACAACTCATCAAAAGGCGCTGTAAACCAGCTCACCAGAAGTATGGCGCTTGAGTACGCGGATAAAGGCATAAGAGTAAACGCCATATGCCTTGGGACGGTGTACACGCCGCTTGTTGAGGATATGTTTGAGCAGTGGGGAGATAAAGAGGCTGCCAGACAGCGGTATATATCTGTGCATCCGATCGGACGGCTTGCCCAGCCTGAGGAGATAGCCCCTGCGGTTCTATTTTTATGCGATGACAATGTTAGTTTTATGACTGGGACAATGCTTTCAGTTGACGGCGGTCTAAGCGCTAAGTGA